A segment of the Parasphingopyxis algicola genome:
TCGCAATAATGTTGCGTGCGAACCGACGCGCGCGCCGACAGCGCGGATCAGTCGAGATCCTCGATCAGCTGGCCGATGCGGTCGCCTGCGCCGGGCTCATAGCTGGCGAGCAGCGCCCGGTTGGCATCGGTTTCGGTAGCCGCGATCTGGACCTCCGGTTCGGCGGGCTCGGCGGCTTCGGGATAGATGAAGCCGTAGACCGGATAGTTGGTGATGCCGAGCTGGCCGGTCGGCGTATGCCAGACCTTCACGACGCTCCAGTCATTGTTCGGGGAGACATCCTCCGCGAGCACATCGCTCTCGACCATGCCGCGGCGCGACCAGTTGGCATGGTTCAGCCGGATCTGGCGGTCGTTGACGATTTCGCGGACCATCGCGACATGGCCGAGCCGCATCCGGCCGTGGGGCTGCAGGACCATGACGGAGCCCGCTTCGGGCATGCTGCCGCGCTCGTACCGGCCTTCAGCCGAGGCCCACCAGGTATGGGCGTTGCCGCGGATTTCGATGTCCGACACGCTGCGCGCATAGGTGACGCACTGCCAGCGCGGATCGCGGGCGTCGGCCGGCGCGGCGATGGTGAAAACGAGCAAGGCGACAGCGAGCAGGCTCGGAAAAGCCCGTAAACGACCCGGAAACATATGCGACCCCCGAAAGGCGATTTATGCGAATTGCGGATTTCGCATTCCCCGAAACCCGCCGTCAGGGAAGCGCAAAGCGATAGACGGTGGGAAGTCGACGCTGGATCGCGGAACCTTTCCTATCCGTCGGACATACCGACCGTTTCATCGACGGTGTTCGTGGTTACCGAATGGTAACGTGGCCGCGCCTCGCCGTAGATTCGCCGGGCGAAGGGGCGGCCCCAGTCGCCCTCGGCCATCAGCGCCTCGAACAGGGGCGCGACGAATTTGCGCCGGCCCATGCCGAGCAGGAAGTCCTCGACCGAATCCCGCGCATCGTCATAGCGGTTGGCGATGGCGAGCTTGAGCCAGGCGAAGCGGATCTCGCTGTTGCGCGCGTCGTTGAGGTCGAAGGTGGATTCCAGCGCCTCGAGGCGTTCCTCGTCCAGCTCGCGCGGCAGGCCGTCCAGGAAACGCAGGCGTTCCTGGGTGGTCCATTCGGGCCAGTTGATCACGGCGACTTCCCCGCTGTCGGTGAAGTTCGCGATCGCCTGGTCGACCGCGCGAAAGCGGTTCGACTGGACGTGCACCGCGTTCTCGGGAAGCCCGGGTTCGTAAATCCACTGATCGAGCCCGATCTGCGCGGCTTCCTCGCCCTGGAACAGATTGGCGTCCATATCCGCGATCAGCCCGGCGCTGGTCTGCGGGCGGAAGGCGTTGCGGTCGAAATAGTCGCGCAGCCAGGCATCGAAGCGCGCGCGGCCGACCGTCTCCTCGACCGTGCGCAGGAATACCGCGCCCTTTTCATAGGCGATATTGGTCATCCCGTCGTCGGGATCGCGGCCTTCGAGATCGAGATGCAGCCGGGTGTCGGGCGAGGTCAGCCCGCCCAGATCCTCGACATCCGCCATCATGTCGGCCCAGCCGAGATCGGCGAGCATCGCCGCCTGTTCGGTGCCGTAGACGGCCTCCATGATCCGGTTTTCGAAATAGACGGTGAACCCCTCGTTGAGCCAGAAATCGTCCCAGCTCGCATTGGTGACGAGATTGCCCGACCAACTGTGCGCGAGCTCGTGTGCGATCAGGCTGACGAGCGACTTGTCGCCCGCGAGGATCGTCGGCGTGACGAAGGTGAGGCGGGGATTTTCCATGCCCCCAAAGGGGAAGGACGGCGGCAGGACGAGCAGGTCGTACCGGCCCCAGCGATATTCGCCATAGAGCTCCTCGGCCGCGGCGATCATCTCTTCCAGATCCTCAAATTCGCTCGCCGCCGCCGACAGCATGGACGGCTCGGCATAGACCCCGCTGCGCTCGCCCAGTTCCTGGAAGGCGAGATCGCCGATCGCGATCGCGATCAGATAGGGCGCGACCGGATCGGCCATGCGGAAGCGATAGGCGCGGCGCCCGGGTTCGCCGTCGACCGGTTCGCCTTCGGGCGTCAGCATCTCCGCGCTCATCACCGCGCGGAGCCCTTCGGGCACCGTGATCCGCGCATCCCAGCTCTGGCGGATGCCGGGGCTGTCCTGGGTCGGAATCCAGGTCCGATTGAGGATCGCCTGGCCCTGGCTGAACAGGAACGGATCTTCGCCGCCGGCCGTCTGTTCCGGAGAGAGCCATTGCAGCGCCGATGCGCCGGGAGCCGACGCATAGGTGATCGTGACCTGTTCGGCGCCATCGAGCGCGATGGTCAGCGGCGCGCCGTGCACATCGCCGCTATCCGCGCCCATCTCCCAGCGCAGCGCTTCGCCGGAGCCATTGACGACCTCGCGGATTTCCAGCCCCTTGCTGTCGAGCACCACCTCTTCCCCGTCCTCGGCCACGTCGAGGTCGAGCGTGGCCGTTCCGACCATCCGCTGCTCGTCGAAATCGGCGTTGAGGTCGAGCGACACATGGATGACGCGCGCTTCGAGCGGTTGGGCGTAGCTGTGTCTGTCCTGCCCTTCGTCCGTCGCATAGATGCTGGTCCCGCCGATCATCGGCGCGGCGCCCCTTTCGCTCGGTTCCGTCCCGCTGCCGCAGGCCGCCAGAATGGTCATGGCCGCAAATGGCGCCATCAGCTTGGCGATCTTGAACATGCTACTCCCCCGAACAAATACTTTGTTGCCAAAGGCCTAGCCGTTTGGCCCGTCCGCGTCACCCGATAAAGGCTGTCCGGCCGGTTTGCGCCATTATCGCCGAGCGCGGACTAACGCAGGCTGAACCGGCAGCCTTCTCTTGACCTTGCCCGTCATTTCGCCGACAATTGACGTGAACGTAAAGCAGCGCATTTTCAGGAGAGTCGCGATGGCCGATCAGGAAACCTTTCGCACGGAGGTGCGCGACTGGCTCGCGGACAATTTCGATCCCGCGTTGAAGGGGCGCCACAATCCGATGGGCATGGTCGACGGGCCGACCGACATGTCGCCGGACATGGTCAAATGGCGCAAGGCGCTCGGCGAGCGCGGTTTCGGTACGCCGACCTGGCCGAAGGAATATGGCGGCGCGGGGCTGTCGTCCAAGGAAGCCGCGATCCTCGAAGACGAGATGCGCAAGATCGGGG
Coding sequences within it:
- a CDS encoding CHAP domain-containing protein yields the protein MFPGRLRAFPSLLAVALLVFTIAAPADARDPRWQCVTYARSVSDIEIRGNAHTWWASAEGRYERGSMPEAGSVMVLQPHGRMRLGHVAMVREIVNDRQIRLNHANWSRRGMVESDVLAEDVSPNNDWSVVKVWHTPTGQLGITNYPVYGFIYPEAAEPAEPEVQIAATETDANRALLASYEPGAGDRIGQLIEDLD
- a CDS encoding M1 family metallopeptidase yields the protein MFKIAKLMAPFAAMTILAACGSGTEPSERGAAPMIGGTSIYATDEGQDRHSYAQPLEARVIHVSLDLNADFDEQRMVGTATLDLDVAEDGEEVVLDSKGLEIREVVNGSGEALRWEMGADSGDVHGAPLTIALDGAEQVTITYASAPGASALQWLSPEQTAGGEDPFLFSQGQAILNRTWIPTQDSPGIRQSWDARITVPEGLRAVMSAEMLTPEGEPVDGEPGRRAYRFRMADPVAPYLIAIAIGDLAFQELGERSGVYAEPSMLSAAASEFEDLEEMIAAAEELYGEYRWGRYDLLVLPPSFPFGGMENPRLTFVTPTILAGDKSLVSLIAHELAHSWSGNLVTNASWDDFWLNEGFTVYFENRIMEAVYGTEQAAMLADLGWADMMADVEDLGGLTSPDTRLHLDLEGRDPDDGMTNIAYEKGAVFLRTVEETVGRARFDAWLRDYFDRNAFRPQTSAGLIADMDANLFQGEEAAQIGLDQWIYEPGLPENAVHVQSNRFRAVDQAIANFTDSGEVAVINWPEWTTQERLRFLDGLPRELDEERLEALESTFDLNDARNSEIRFAWLKLAIANRYDDARDSVEDFLLGMGRRKFVAPLFEALMAEGDWGRPFARRIYGEARPRYHSVTTNTVDETVGMSDG